Proteins co-encoded in one Malus sylvestris chromosome 7, drMalSylv7.2, whole genome shotgun sequence genomic window:
- the LOC126630483 gene encoding protein NRT1/ PTR FAMILY 7.3-like, with the protein MACLNICKDQGYVEEKNQKIKEVCTLDGTIDWYGRPAVRGRTGRWVAGILILVNQGLATLAFFGVGVNLVLFLTRVLGQDNAEAANNVSKWTGTVYIFSLLGALLSDSYWGRYKTCAVFQVIFVLGLSLLSLSTYVFLLKPKGCGDEKSPCGDHSTFEIGLFYISIYLIALGNGGYQPTIATFGADQFDEEDPNEGHSKISFFSFFYLALNLGSLFSNTILGYFEDKGIWTLGFWVSTGSAAMALVLFLCGTPMYRHFKPQGNPLSRFCRVVVAATRKWNDEMTPSGEDLYEGEDQNKYSQNESRKIVHTHGFKFLDKAAIITPKEMNQMGKGAQNPWRLCTVTQVEEVKCILRLLPIWLCTILYSVVFTQMASLFVEQGAAMKTTISSFHIPPASMSSFDILSVAAFIFIYRRVLDPLVSRLMKKGLTELQRMGIGLVIAILAMISAGVVELFRLKYAVKDCNTDCETPSSLSIFWQVPQYVLVGASEVFMYVGQLEFFNGQAPDGLKSFGSALCMTSISLGNYVSSLLVTVVMKISTRDDMPGWIPGNLNKGHLERFYFLLAALTTADLLVYVLCAKWYKYIKFEGKGGNDSGNIGQAELRV; encoded by the exons ATGGCTTGCTTAAATATTTGCAAAGACCAG gGATATGTAGAAGAAAAGAACCAGAAGATAAAAGAAGTTTGTACACTCGACGGAACCATTGATTGGTATGGCCGCCCTGCTGTCCGAGGAAGAACTGGAAGATGGGTTGCTGGAATTCTCATATTAG TAAATCAAGGGTTGGCAACATTGGCATTCTTTGGAGTAGGAGTGAACCTGGTATTGTTTTTGACAAGGGTGTTGGGTCAAGACAACGCAGAGGCTGCAAATAACGTCAGCAAATGGACTGGAACAGTTTACATATTCTCTCTTCTGGGTGCTCTCCTCAGTGACTCTTACTGGGGGAGGTACAAGACTTGTGCTGTCTTTCAAGTTATCTTTGTCCTT GGTTTGTCATTGTTATCGCTATCGACCTACGTATTCTTACTCAAGCCTAAAGGCTGTGGTGATGAAAAGTCTCCCTGTGGAGACCACTCGACCTTTGAAATCGGATTGTTCTACATCTCTATATACCTTATTGCACTTGGAAATGGTGGTTACCAACCTACCATAGCTACATTTGGGGCAGACCAGTTTGACGAGGAGGACCCGAACGAAGGGCACTCAAAGATATCCTTCTTTAGCTTCTTCTACTTGGCGTTGAATCTTGGCTCTCTCTTTTCAAACACAATCTTGGGATATTTTGAGGATAAGGGAATATGGACTCTAGGGTTTTGGGTATCCACTGGTTCTGCTGCAATGGCTTTGGTCTTGTTTCTATGTGGCACTCCAATGTACAGGCATTTCAAGCCTCAGGGAAACCCTCTCTCTAGGTTTTGTCGGGTGGTCGTAGCTGCAACAAGAAAATGGAATGATGAGATGACACCAAGTGGGGAAGATTTGTACGAGGGAGAGGATCAGAATAAATACTCTCAAAACGAGAGTAGGAAAATAGTTCACACCCACGGATTCAA ATTCTTGGATAAAGCTGCAATCATCACACCAAAGGAGATGAACCAAATGGGTAAGGGGGCTCAAAATCCATGGCGCCTTTGCACAGTGACACAAGTAGAAGAAGTGAAATGCATACTTAGACTACTCCCAATCTGGCTATGCACAATTCTCTACTCTGTAGTTTTTACTCAAATGGCATCACTCTTTGTAGAACAAGGTGCTGCAATGAAGACCACCATTTCAAGCTTTCACATTCCCCCAGCCAGCATGTCAAGCTTTGACATTCTCAGCGTAGCggcttttattttcatttacaGGCGAGTTCTTGACCCGCTTGTTTCTAGGCTGATGAAAAAGGGACTCACTGAGCTCCAAAGGATGGGAATTGGTCTTGTTATTGCAATCCTGGCGATGATTTCAGCAGGAGTCGTAGAGTTGTTCAGGTTAAAGTATGCGGTAAAAGACTGCAACACCGATTGCGAAACTCCAAGTTCATTGAGCATATTTTGGCAAGTTCCTCAGTATGTGCTTGTAGGAGCATCAGAAGTGTTCATGTATGTTGGTCAGCTGGAGTTCTTCAACGGACAAGCACCCGATGGATTAAAGAGCTTTGGGAGTGCactttgcatgacttcaatatCACTTGGAAACTATGTGAGTAGCTTACTTGTTACAGTTGTGATGAAGATTTCTACGAGGGATGACATGCCTGGATGGATCCCTGGAAACCTAAACAAAGGCCATTTGGAAAGGTTCTACTTTCTCTTGGCAGCTTTGACAACAGCTGATCTTTTGGTCTACGTATTATGTGCAAAATGGTACAAGTATATCAAGTTTGAAGGAAAAGGTGGAAATGACAGTGGCAATATTGGGCAAGCTGAACTTAGAGTTTAA
- the LOC126630484 gene encoding serine/threonine-protein kinase BSK2-like → MGCFQSKKPRLPSSDQAPPPPDPANEVELEDEQAVPVFKEFGLAELRTATNGFNSELIVSESGEKAPNVVYRGKLRNNRFVAIKRFSKLSWPDPHQFLAEAAGVGKVRHKKLVNLIGCCAEGDERLLVAEYMPNDTLSKHLFHWEKQPLPWEMRVRIAYYIAQALDHCNKENRKLYHDLNAYRVLFDEDGDPRLSSFGLIKNSRDGKSYSTNLAYTPPEFLRTGRVIPESVIYSYGTVLLDLLSGKHIPPSHALDLIRGKSLLLLMDSSLEGQYANEDATELVELASKCLQYEAKDRPETTFLLSAVSPLQKQTEVASLVLMGLSKTPVVMPTILSPLGKACVQMDLSAVHEILLKTGYRDEEGAENELSFQEWTQQVQDMLNTKKFGDIAFRDKDFKNAVEHYSKLVSMMSVPSGTIFVRRALSYLMIGQPELALRDAMQAQVCLPEWATAFYMQALALSKLGMETDAQDMLKDGASFEAKKQNSWRN, encoded by the exons ATGGGCTGCTTCCAGTCCAAAAAACCCCGCCTCCCTTCCTCCGACCAAGCCCCTCCTCCACCAGATCCAG CCAATGAAGTGGAATTGGAAGATGAACAAGCTGTTCCTGTATTCAAAGAGTTTGGACTGGCAGAGCTGAGAACTGCCACCAATGGATTCAACTCTGAACTTATTGTCTCTGAGAGTGGGGAGAAGGCCCCCAATGTTGTTTACAGAGGGAAGTTAAGAAACAATCGATTTGTCGCCATTAAACGCTTTTCTAAGCTGTCTTGGCCCGACCCACATCAGTTTTTG GCAGAGGCGGCTGGGGTTGGCAAGGTTAGGCACAAAAAATTGGTGAATTTGATTGGGTGTTGTGCTGAGGGAGATGAGAGGCTGTTGGTGGCAGAGTACATGCCTAATGATACTCTCTCCAAGCACCTCTTTCACT GGGAGAAACAGCCATTGCCATGGGAAATGCGCGTTAGAATTGCATACTATATTGCACAAGCCCTTGATCATTGCAATAAAGAAAACCGAAAACTGTATCATGACTTAAATGCATACAGAGTTCTTTTTGATGAG GATGGTGACCCGCGGTTATCTAGCTTTGGTCTGATAAAAAATAGCCGAGATGGTAAAAGCTATAGCACTAACTTGGCTTATACTCCACCTGAATTTTTGCGGACAG GTAGGGTCATTCCAGAGAGTGTGATCTATAGTTATGGGACTGTTCTTCTTGACCTTTTGAGTGGAAAACATATCCCTCCAAGCCAC GCATTGGATCTCATAAGGGGGAAAAGTTTGTTATTGTTAATGGATTCATCCTTAGAAGGACAATATGCCAATGAAGATGCAACTGAATTGGTTGAATTGGCCTCAAAATGTCTTCAATATGAGGCTAAAGATCGACCTGAGACCACATTTCTTCTGTCAGCAGTATCCCCCCTCCAAAAGCAGACAGAG GTTGCATCACTTGTTTTAATGGGTTTATCAAAAACTCCAGTGGTGATGCCAACCATACTTTCTCCCCTTGGGAAGGCCTGTGTACAGATGGACCTCTCTGCAGTTCATGAGATTTTGCTAAAGACTGGTTACAGAGATGAAGAGGGTGCAGAAAATGAA CTGTCATTTCAAGAGTGGACACAACAAGTGCAAGATATGTTGAATACCAAGAAATTTGGGGACATTGCGTTCAGAGACAAGGATTTTAAAAATGCCGTGGAGCACTACTCTAag TTGGTTTCAATGATGTCTGTTCCTTCGGGTACTATATTTGTGAGGCGAGCGCTCTCCTACTTAATGATTGGGCAACCAGAATTAGCTTTGAGAGATGCCATGCAAGCTCAAGTGTGCTTGCCTGAGTGGGCAACTGCCTTCTACATGCAGGCTCTCGCCCTTTCGAAGCTGGGAATGGAAACTGACGCTCAGGACATGCTAAAGGATGGAGCTTCCTTCGAAGCAAAGAAGCAAAACAGCTGGCGCAATTAG